In Aegilops tauschii subsp. strangulata cultivar AL8/78 chromosome 3, Aet v6.0, whole genome shotgun sequence, one genomic interval encodes:
- the LOC109771303 gene encoding uncharacterized protein, which produces MAMDQELPLELGDFSIAMDASSLAALWPATPLLPPDLHSTYPDQESSSSPWRAMQIVEEVRRRLAAATAELEAAKEEVRRKEQSIAALLELVRLTAEELDQLRQHLEQLRQHLQLARELAATTTSSSSDSGASVPTFSPPAANPPTLLEAGTTVTAIAIDTRSAPVAIDDDRTEAVLEQLAAKRPLPQRGQLLQAVMEAGPLLENLLVAGPVPQWRNPPPVQPIPSPVISAPSGSRAPMGWGPW; this is translated from the exons ATGGCGATGGACCAAGAGCTGCCGCTTGAGCTTGGCGACTTCTCCATCGCCATGGACGCGTCGTCCCTCGCCGCCCTCTGGCCGGCGACGCCGCTGCTCCCGCCGGATCTCCACTCTACTTACCCAGACCAAGAG AGCTCCTCGTCGCCGTGGCGTGCCATGCAGATCGTGGAGGAGGTGAGGCGGAGGCTGGCCGCGGCCACGGCGGAGCTGGAGGCGGCcaaggaggaggtgcgccgcaaGGAGCAGAGCATCGCGGCCCTGCTGGAGCTCGTGCGCCTCACGGCCGAGGAGCTTGACCAGCTCCGGCAGCACCTTGAGCAGCTCCGGCAGCACCTGCAGCTGGCCCGCGAGCTGGCGGCAACGACGACGTCAAGCAGCAGCGACTCGGGCGCGAGCGTCCCAACCTTCTCCCCACCAGCCGCCAACCCCCCCACCTTGCTCGAGGCCGGCACCACCGTTACAGCCATCGCCATAGATACCAGGAGCGCGCCAGTTGCTATCGACGACGACAGGACCGAGGCGGTGCTCGAGCAGCTGGCGGCCAAGAGGCCATTGCCGCAGCGGGGGCAGCTACTGCAGGCGGTGATGGAGGCAGGGCCTCTCCTGGAGAACCTGCTGGTGGCAGGGCCGGTGCCGCAGTGGCGCAACCCGCCACCTGTGCAGCCGATCCCCAGCCCCGTCATATCGGCGCCTTCAGGCTCTCGTGCCCCCATGGGTTGGGGGCCATGGTAG